Proteins co-encoded in one Marinomonas sp. IMCC 4694 genomic window:
- a CDS encoding carbon-nitrogen hydrolase family protein has protein sequence MREDLHLTIRNLTNNDYEQVKILMDKVYHDIGGSWPEHTIHQLIKDFPEGQICLEDHGKIVGIALSVQVSYQRFSNPHTYDDLVDQKENILNDALGDAMYGLDALIAPEYRGYRLGRRLYEARKDLCRQHNLRAILAGGRIPSYHEHAHEMSPAEYLEAVRERKIYDPILTFQLSNDFQVTRLLKRYMPEDEKSQGYATLLEWKNIFFEPDTNVIRSRKTQVRIGAIQWQMREVESVDELLKQVEYFIDAVSDYKSDFVLFPEFFNAPLIGLSPDQSNQTEAIRFLASYTERFKNEMSQFAVGYNINVITGSMPVIEDDIVYNVSYLCRRDGTVEEQKKIHITPHERRDWVIQGGNEIRVFNTDAGRVGILICYDVEFPELGRLLAEQDMDILFVPFWTDTKNGYLRVRRCAQARAIENECYVVICGSCGNLPQVENLDIQYSQSSVFSPSDFSYPHDAVMAETTANTEMIMFSDLDLDKLKLTRSEGSVNNLKDRRTDLYSLSWKKA, from the coding sequence ATGAGAGAAGATCTGCATTTAACCATTCGTAACCTAACCAACAACGATTACGAACAAGTCAAAATCCTAATGGATAAGGTCTATCATGACATTGGCGGCTCTTGGCCAGAACACACCATTCATCAACTGATTAAAGATTTTCCTGAAGGCCAAATTTGCCTAGAAGACCACGGCAAAATCGTCGGTATTGCCTTGTCGGTGCAAGTCAGTTACCAGCGCTTCAGTAACCCACACACCTACGACGATCTAGTCGATCAAAAAGAAAACATTTTAAACGATGCGCTAGGCGACGCTATGTACGGCTTAGACGCACTCATCGCGCCAGAATATCGTGGCTATCGCTTAGGGCGACGATTGTACGAAGCGCGTAAAGACTTGTGCCGTCAGCATAATTTGCGTGCTATTTTAGCCGGTGGACGCATCCCGAGCTATCACGAACACGCTCACGAAATGAGCCCTGCCGAATACCTAGAAGCCGTACGCGAACGCAAAATCTACGACCCTATTCTCACCTTCCAGCTATCCAACGATTTTCAAGTCACGCGCCTATTAAAACGCTACATGCCAGAGGACGAAAAGTCCCAAGGTTATGCTACGTTATTAGAATGGAAAAATATTTTCTTCGAGCCTGACACGAATGTGATTCGTTCACGCAAAACCCAAGTTCGAATCGGTGCGATTCAGTGGCAAATGCGCGAAGTAGAAAGTGTTGACGAATTACTCAAACAAGTTGAATACTTCATTGATGCCGTCTCCGACTACAAAAGTGATTTTGTGCTCTTCCCAGAATTTTTTAATGCGCCCTTGATCGGACTCAGCCCAGACCAAAGCAATCAAACCGAAGCCATACGTTTTTTAGCCAGTTACACTGAGCGCTTTAAAAATGAAATGAGCCAGTTTGCGGTGGGTTATAATATCAACGTCATTACCGGCTCTATGCCCGTGATCGAAGATGACATTGTTTATAACGTGAGTTATTTATGTCGCCGCGATGGCACCGTAGAAGAACAGAAAAAAATCCACATTACGCCTCACGAGCGCCGCGATTGGGTCATTCAAGGCGGTAACGAAATTCGTGTCTTCAATACCGACGCCGGCCGTGTGGGCATCTTGATCTGCTACGATGTGGAATTCCCAGAACTGGGCCGCTTGTTAGCGGAACAAGACATGGACATTCTATTTGTGCCTTTCTGGACCGACACAAAAAATGGCTATTTGCGTGTGCGTCGTTGTGCACAAGCCCGCGCCATTGAAAACGAATGTTACGTGGTGATTTGCGGCAGCTGTGGGAACTTACCACAAGTGGAAAACCTCGACATTCAGTATTCACAAAGCTCGGTCTTTTCACCGTCTGACTTTTCCTATCCACACGATGCCGTTATGGCCGAAACCACCGCGAACACCGAAATGATCATGTTCTCTGACTTGGATTTAGA